The nucleotide sequence CCGATGATCGCGGTAATAGGCCTGGATTAACCACATCTGCGCTTGAAAAAACTGCTTGGATTGGCGGTTCGTTGTTTCCTTGCAAAACTGTTCCAGACTGGCGATCGCGTCGGGATAACGTGCCTGCTTAAACGCGAGCGAGCCATTTTGATAAAGCGTGAGAGAAGAGTGGTTCATGAGGTTCAGGGTGGGCCACTGGTTCTAACGTGCCCGGAGGAGACAGAGGCAGCTCAAAACTGGGATTAGCCGACTGCCAGGATTTACAGATCTTCAAAATGCATCAATAGATCGGCGTTACTGAATGCGTAGATGATTCGGCGAAATCGTGGACGAGCCTTCGAGGGATATCGCCACAACATCATTCACTGAATCAGCAACGCCCATAGATCTTTTGCTAGCAACTGCATTGAGTGATGCAAAGAACTTGATGAGTCGTGCTCGCTTGCGATCTCTGGCTCATCTCAGACTTGGGGCGATCGTGGGCGGCACTCGGCTAAAGAATGAAAAGTCATAGCACGTGCGAAGTTTTGCGAACCGTTTTGTTCAAACAGTCTTGATGTTTCACCTTGTAATAAAATTTGGGCGATTTTCATTCTCTGATGAAAAAGTCGCCATTAGAATGAGTGATTTCTCATGACCAATTCTTCTCCAGAACCCGCGCCAACCCCCGGCGCGATCGCTCAGTTTTTTGATTTCGAGGGATTGCAAACCAATCTGCGCACCGAAATCATTGCGGGCATTACCACCTTCATCACCATGGGGTACATCCTCGTGGTGAATCCGGCGTATCTTTCGAACGCCATCTTTTTGCAAGAAAGCGGTGATCTCTTTGGAGAGCTGGTGGTTGCCACGGGCGTCTCCGCGATGATCGCTACCTTGATTATGGGTATCGTGGCCAAATACCCCATTGCCCTCGCCCCCGGCATGGGATTAAATGCCTTCTTCGCCTATTCCGTCGTGTTGGAATTGGGCATCGATTGGCGGGTGGCCCTGGCGGCCGTCTTTATCGAAGGACTGATCTTCATTGGCCTCACCCTGACCAATTTGCGGGCGGCGATTATCACCGCCATTCCCGAATGTCTGAAACGTGCCGTTGCTGCTGGTATCGGCCTATTCATTGCCTATATCGCCCTCTCCGGTGATCCAGAATTTGGCGGCGCGGGCATCATCGTTGCCTCGGAAGCCACCATCACCACTCTGGGCAATCTGGCCCAGCCCGAAACGCTCATGGCGGTGATTGGCATTGTGATTACGTCGGCCTTTGTCGCCCGCCGGGTCAAAGGTGGTTTGCTCTGGGGCATTTTAGCCACGGCAATTTTGGGCTGGATTTTACAAATCACGCCGGCACCGCAGGGCATTGTGGGCTTACCCATCTGGCCGAAAGATCTGCTGGGACAGGCCTTCGTCGGCCTGGGGCAAATTGGCTCGGCAGGCATTGCCAACTTTTTGGCGGTGCTGTTTGTCTTTCTGTTTGTGGATTTGTTTGACACCATCGGCACCCTCTCGGGTATCGGTATCCAAGCCGGCTACATCGACGAAGACGGTAACTTGCCCCGGGCGAATCAGGCTTTGATGGCTGATGCGATCGGGACGACTGCTGGGGCGTTGCTGGGCACGTCCACCGTCACTAGCTATATCGAATCGGCCGCGGGCATCTCGGAAGGTGGGCGATCAGGCTTTGCGGCAGTTGTGTCAGCGGGCTGCTTTTTTCTGTCTATCTTTTTCATTCCGCTGATTTCGGCGATTCCTGGGTATGCGACTGCTCCCGCCTTGATCATTGTGGGGGTTTTGATGATGGGGAGTATCACCGGTATCCGCTGGTCAGATCCCGCCGAGTCGATTCCCAGCTTTTTGACAATTTTGCTAATGCCCCTCACTTTCTCGATCGCTGAAGGTTTGGCCGTTGGCTTCATCATGTATCCCTTGGTCAAAGCGTTCCAAGGTAAGGCCCATGAGGTGAACTGGGTGGTTTGGCTATTGGCTGCAATTTTTGTAGCGCGGTTCGTCTTACTTGGTTTAGGCATCGCCTAGCGCGCCCTGTTCAACGCATGCCATCGCATTCGCTAAATTGCCAGAGGGGACACGATAGCTGTGCTCCCTCTGGCAAGAAAGTGGTTGATGGTACAGCGGTCAGTTGCCCCGGTGGGTGATTGAGCCTGGTCAAGTTATGGCAACGCTCAGCGATCGCTCGCGGACAATATCCATTTTGGCCGGTAGGCTAATCCACGACCCGTAAACGTCCTTGATGTAGCGCTTCATATACGCTGTCCAACAAGTCTTTGTCCGAAGGCGACAAGCTGTTTTGAGAAAACAAACACATCAGCAGTTGCTGATCATGACGAGTGATGCGGCGAGTCGTAAAAATCTTTTCGATTGTAGTCTCAAGGTTCATCATCTTCAGGGCACTCCTGATTCCTAATTTAATGGGAATACATAGTTGAAGAGAAAGCATTCCCGTGGGCTGGTTGAGCGTCAGCAAATCCTCGATAAATCAAGGCCAGCCAACAGGCTCTTTAGGCGTTCACACTAGCCTCTAGCAACCTCGGAACGGTTATCTCATCCTATGTTTTACTTTAGTCTGTGTGTATTTATTGATGCATCGGTATTCATTGTGGACTTGTAGGACAAAGTCCTTGAAGTTCTTATCGGTTCCTTGAAAAACTGCGGATCGCAAAAATACGGAATTTACCATCCATGTTTTTGATTAAGCCAGATTTGAGGCGATTTATCCGTATAACTGCCGACATTAAAAAGCAGGAGGCGCGATCGCACCCCCTGCCAAAATTCTTGAACTTTTTAGCTTGTTGTAGCCTTTACAAAGCACAGACCAATCGAGAGCTGAGGGGTTTGTGAGGCTCTAGACGGCGGCCAACTCAGGAGTGGGCCGCTTGCTGTTGCGGATGCCCGCGATCGCATCAGCGTAGTCTGCCGCTTTGAAGACGCCGGAGCCAGAAACGATCGCATTGGCACCAGCCTCAATGACCTGCCAAGCGTTATCAGGCTTCAGACCGCCATCTACCTCAATCCACGGATCGAGACCGCGCTCATCGCACATCTGGCGCAGATTTTGCACTTTCGTGATCATTTCAGGAATGAACTTTTGACCGCCGAAACCGGGGTTGACGCTCATGATCAACACTAGGTCGCATAGTTCCAAGACGTGCTCAATCAAGGTGAGGGGAGTCGAAGGATTTAGCACCACCCCAGCTTGTTTGCCCAACTCACGAATCTGTCCCAAGGTGCGGTGCAGGTGGGGAGAGGCGTTATGTTCGGCATGTACGGAGATGATGTCAGCTCCGGCTTTAGCAAAGTCTTCAACGTACTTCTCAGGCTCCACAATCATCAGATGCACATCCAAGGTTTTTTGGGTGACTGGACGTAATGCCTGCACAATCAGAGGACCGATGGTGATGTTGGGGACAAACCGTCCATCCATCACGTCAATGTGAACCCAATCAGCACCGGCTTCATCGATGGCACGAACCTCATCACCCAATCGACTAAAGTCAGCCGACAAAATAGATGGAGCAACAACAACTGATTTTTGAGACTGGGTCTGAGCCATAGCTGAGGGTTTCTCCTAAATGCTTTAGTTAGTAGTTATCGTAACAAAACCTTTAGCTTTTCAACAGCGTGCTTACAGTGATCCGGTCGTTGTGAACCCAGTAGTGGACGCTTTTCGCGATCGCACATTCCCTTCGCATGGCGCTGTTCCGTCGCGATGTTTGCGATTTCGAACCATTAAAATTGGGCGATCAGCTGTTACGAAGTGATGACAGGCTGTAGTTGCTAATATTTTAGGCAGGTTGGGCCGGAGTCATACGGCTGAGGAGCAGGCGCTTAGGCAGGGTGAGCCGTAGCGGTGGCGTGCCAATGCGGTCGTTGCTGGCCACGTTATCTCCATGACTGTTAAGCGGTTGCTTTTTAGATATCTTCAGTTCATGACTTGACCGATTTAGAGAACGGATTCGAAACATTGGCCGCTGCTGGGGAGTGGAAACGCTGAATGAATGCATTAAAACTGGCGAGAGTGATGCGCGACTGGCGGAGTCGTTGCTTGTTGACTCTGGGGGCAGTGGGTGTAGGAATGCCGGTTTGGGCCTTATCGACCTCGGTGGGAACGGGTGGCATTGATGCGTTGAGGTTGCATGGGGCGCCTTACTTTTTAACGGGTGACAAGATTGCCATTGGTCAGGTCGAAATTGGCCGTCCGAGCCAGTTTGGCTTGGATAAAGTGGCGGGACCGGACCTGCCAGTAAAAGTGGGGCGAGTGTTCTTTTTAGATCAGCAGCCGAATCCGAATCAGTATGTGGATGGCCATGCGGCGAATGTAGCTAGCGTCATGGTCAGTCAGGATAAGACGCTGACCGGAGTGGCCCCCAATGCAGTGCTGTATGCGGCGGCGATCGGCCCCATTCGTGGACGCAGTGGTCAGCCAGAGGAATGCTTTGCCTCTCAGCAAGTGGCGCTGAGCAACGGTGGCGATGTGCGAGCCATTAACTTTAGCTTTGGCGAATCGCTCAGCCGGGATCCGCGCCCTGATGCGGTGTTGGATGGCAATGCTTTGTTGACCCAGTGCATTGACTGGTCGCAGCGCCTCCATGATGTGCTGTATGTCATTGCGGGGAATCAAGGAGGTGGAGGCATTCCGATTCCCACTGATAATTTCAATGGCATTAATGTGGCCTACTCCCGTGAGGTCGATGGGGTGTTTAGCAAGGTTGATTTTGCCAATTTGGGCAGTGAACCGGACTTTCAGCCCCGGCGATCGCCCGCCCCCGAGAGTAATGTGGGCGATCGCCGCTCCATTAATCTGGTGGCTCCCGGTAGTCAAATCACCGTCATCAACCCCGATGGCAACTCGCGCACGGTGAGCGGTACGAGTTTTGCGGCGCCCCACGTCACGGCGACGATTGCCCTGCTGCAAGAGTGGAGCGATCGCCAGATCCGGTTGCCAGAAGTTGGTTGGACGCTGGATGCCCGCGAGCCCATGGTGATGAAAGCGGTGCTGCTGAATTCTGCGGACAAGCTGGCGGACAGCGGTGACGGACGCCTGCTGGGCATGACCCGCACCCTGCTAGACGAGGGCAACCGCACCTGGCTGGAATCAGATGCGTATCGTGACCCAGCGCGCCCTCTGCATGCCGAACTGGGCACGGGCCATCTCAATGCGGCGCGGGCCTTACAGCAGCTACAAGGCGGCGAATGGTCGGGTGCCCAACAGGTGCCCGCCATTGGGTGGAGCTTTGACTCGGCGGAGTCGCCGTTGCCGCCCGATTTGCCCCGCACTCAGCAAGCGAATTTACAGCGGGACTATGTGTTTGCGGAGCCGCTGGCGGGCGGGAGTTACCTCTCAGCAACGCTAGCTTGGGAGCGGTTGGTGGTGTTGAACGATGCCAACAACAACGGTCTGTATGATTTGCAAGAGTCGTTTACCGATCGCGGCATCAATAATCTCGACCTCTACCTCATGCGGGCAGAGGATGAGGATGTGGCCGATAGCGTGTGGTCATCGGTGAGCCGGGTCGATAGCGTGGAGCATATTTTCACGCAAATTCCTGCTACAGGCACTTATAAGTTACGGGTGGTGTATCGTCAGCAAGTGCCCGATGAGCTGGCACAAGACTACGCCTTGGCTTGGTGGGCTGTGCCTGCCTCGCAGGTGGATTAGGCCCCTGCGTTTGAGGGCCGCACCAGTTTGTTAGGGTGAATGACAAGTCGTTAAGGACACTGCAACCATGACCGTATCGCCAGCGACCCATATTGTGGTTGAGTCTCAGCCGAGTCGCGATCGCCTCGCCGAACTTGGCGTGTTCGATTGGCCGATCTGGACGAAGGAAGCCTCCACGTTTCCCTGGACGTATGATGAGTCGGAGACGTGCTACTTGCTCGCGGGCGATGTGGTGGTGACGCCTGAGGGCGGCAGTCCCGTCTCGATGGGAGCCGGTGACTTGGTGCGGTTTCCAGCTGGGATGTCTTGTACCTGGGAAATTCGCACGGCGGTGAAAAAGCACTACACCTTTGGGGATGAGTAAGGGCGGCTAAGCCGTAGCGGTTGCCGCTGTATTTGAGAAATTGTGAAGAGACTATGCGCTATTTGATCCAGGCTTATCGTCGCTTGCTCACCCACCCTCAGTATGGGATTTGGGTCTTTTTTGGCTCGTTGCTATATCTCATTAGCCCCATCGATATCTCACCAGACATCATTCCTTTTGTGGGGCAAATCGATGATGTGGCGCTGATTATGCTGATGGCGTCGGCGGCCACTCAATGGTTGAGTCAGCAATTTTTGAAGGAGGAAACGGCGGAGTCGCAGCCCTCTGACGAGGGTGCCT is from Leptolyngbya iicbica LK and encodes:
- a CDS encoding NCS2 family permease is translated as MTNSSPEPAPTPGAIAQFFDFEGLQTNLRTEIIAGITTFITMGYILVVNPAYLSNAIFLQESGDLFGELVVATGVSAMIATLIMGIVAKYPIALAPGMGLNAFFAYSVVLELGIDWRVALAAVFIEGLIFIGLTLTNLRAAIITAIPECLKRAVAAGIGLFIAYIALSGDPEFGGAGIIVASEATITTLGNLAQPETLMAVIGIVITSAFVARRVKGGLLWGILATAILGWILQITPAPQGIVGLPIWPKDLLGQAFVGLGQIGSAGIANFLAVLFVFLFVDLFDTIGTLSGIGIQAGYIDEDGNLPRANQALMADAIGTTAGALLGTSTVTSYIESAAGISEGGRSGFAAVVSAGCFFLSIFFIPLISAIPGYATAPALIIVGVLMMGSITGIRWSDPAESIPSFLTILLMPLTFSIAEGLAVGFIMYPLVKAFQGKAHEVNWVVWLLAAIFVARFVLLGLGIA
- the rpe gene encoding ribulose-phosphate 3-epimerase, with product MAQTQSQKSVVVAPSILSADFSRLGDEVRAIDEAGADWVHIDVMDGRFVPNITIGPLIVQALRPVTQKTLDVHLMIVEPEKYVEDFAKAGADIISVHAEHNASPHLHRTLGQIRELGKQAGVVLNPSTPLTLIEHVLELCDLVLIMSVNPGFGGQKFIPEMITKVQNLRQMCDERGLDPWIEVDGGLKPDNAWQVIEAGANAIVSGSGVFKAADYADAIAGIRNSKRPTPELAAV
- a CDS encoding S8 family serine peptidase; the protein is MNALKLARVMRDWRSRCLLTLGAVGVGMPVWALSTSVGTGGIDALRLHGAPYFLTGDKIAIGQVEIGRPSQFGLDKVAGPDLPVKVGRVFFLDQQPNPNQYVDGHAANVASVMVSQDKTLTGVAPNAVLYAAAIGPIRGRSGQPEECFASQQVALSNGGDVRAINFSFGESLSRDPRPDAVLDGNALLTQCIDWSQRLHDVLYVIAGNQGGGGIPIPTDNFNGINVAYSREVDGVFSKVDFANLGSEPDFQPRRSPAPESNVGDRRSINLVAPGSQITVINPDGNSRTVSGTSFAAPHVTATIALLQEWSDRQIRLPEVGWTLDAREPMVMKAVLLNSADKLADSGDGRLLGMTRTLLDEGNRTWLESDAYRDPARPLHAELGTGHLNAARALQQLQGGEWSGAQQVPAIGWSFDSAESPLPPDLPRTQQANLQRDYVFAEPLAGGSYLSATLAWERLVVLNDANNNGLYDLQESFTDRGINNLDLYLMRAEDEDVADSVWSSVSRVDSVEHIFTQIPATGTYKLRVVYRQQVPDELAQDYALAWWAVPASQVD
- a CDS encoding cupin domain-containing protein → MTVSPATHIVVESQPSRDRLAELGVFDWPIWTKEASTFPWTYDESETCYLLAGDVVVTPEGGSPVSMGAGDLVRFPAGMSCTWEIRTAVKKHYTFGDE
- a CDS encoding YkvA family protein; the protein is MRYLIQAYRRLLTHPQYGIWVFFGSLLYLISPIDISPDIIPFVGQIDDVALIMLMASAATQWLSQQFLKEETAESQPSDEGASETVDVKAVEVD